One Pseudomonas sp. MH9.2 DNA segment encodes these proteins:
- a CDS encoding Orn/Lys/Arg decarboxylase N-terminal domain-containing protein translates to MSTVRNPLPAYLAHRYPVMIVVNPQLSDHSVVVRSALEVSDALRALDLEIETVMSLEDAEIAFTADPAYCCVILGWGLCIANIEQAEKVIRLIRRRTSKLPIMLGMTSENSSHVPLAFVEEIDGFIWQPEDSPAFIAGRIEAAARRYLDTILPPFFGAMVNFAETHEYSWHTPGHTGGTAFMKTAVGRTFLDFYGEQMLRSDLSVSVGQLGSLNDHSGPVAAAEKNAARVFGADYTFFSVGGSSASNEIILHSAVTDGDAVLVDRNCHKSLNYALNMSGAIPLYLLPRRNTRGLIGPVPLSELTPEAIAGKISASPLITDKQIRPVLAVLTNSTYDGLCYHVQTTTRELSQSVDRIHYDEAWYAYARFNSLYENRYGMHRGERHADDATVTVTHSTHKLLAALSQASMIHIRSGKVPVKPALFNEAFMMHTSTSPQYSIIASTDVSAKMMDDAGEYLTDESIDEAITFRQAMVRLTQQVVQRNATDWWFGVWQPDDVDGTPFAEVDRQRLHQSDAWVLKPGAQWHGFGDLGNDYCMLDPIKVTLLTPGLDSQGQLQAWGIPAPLVSSFLSSCGTVVEKTEPYSILVLFSIGVTKGKWGSLVAAMMEFKKHYDANTALEEVMPDLVAAYPDSYEGLGLQDLAQRMHDEIVRSGLLRNMDKAFTLLPDPVSTPRATYAKLVKGNVEQIAVRDLQDRTVAVQVVPYPPGIPLMMPGEAVGADKRAIIDYLLAMEQFDVCFPGFEHDNHGIEIERDAHHGLTYKVYVVKQ, encoded by the coding sequence ATGAGTACGGTTCGAAACCCTCTACCTGCCTATCTCGCCCACCGCTATCCCGTCATGATTGTGGTCAACCCTCAGCTGTCGGACCACAGCGTCGTTGTTCGCAGCGCCTTGGAAGTTTCTGACGCACTAAGGGCGCTGGACCTTGAAATAGAAACAGTAATGTCGCTTGAAGATGCCGAAATCGCGTTTACTGCAGACCCTGCTTATTGTTGCGTGATCTTGGGTTGGGGATTGTGTATCGCGAATATTGAGCAGGCTGAAAAAGTGATTCGCCTGATCCGTCGCCGAACCAGCAAGTTGCCGATCATGCTGGGAATGACCAGTGAGAACAGCAGTCATGTTCCGCTGGCGTTCGTAGAGGAAATCGATGGTTTCATCTGGCAACCTGAAGACAGTCCGGCATTCATTGCCGGCAGGATTGAGGCCGCAGCACGTCGTTACCTCGACACGATCCTGCCGCCATTCTTCGGTGCGATGGTGAACTTCGCCGAGACCCATGAATATTCATGGCACACCCCAGGCCATACCGGCGGCACCGCCTTCATGAAAACTGCCGTGGGCCGTACCTTTCTCGATTTTTACGGTGAGCAAATGCTCCGGTCCGACCTGAGCGTTTCAGTCGGTCAGCTAGGTTCGCTAAACGATCATTCCGGACCTGTAGCGGCGGCAGAAAAAAATGCGGCGCGGGTGTTTGGGGCGGACTACACATTCTTCTCCGTCGGAGGCAGCTCGGCGAGTAACGAAATCATTCTGCATTCAGCAGTGACCGATGGCGATGCCGTGTTAGTTGACCGCAATTGCCATAAATCACTGAATTACGCGCTGAACATGTCTGGCGCTATTCCGTTGTACCTGCTGCCTCGCCGTAATACGCGGGGTTTGATTGGCCCTGTGCCGCTCAGTGAGCTGACGCCAGAAGCCATCGCGGGGAAGATATCCGCCAGCCCGCTGATTACGGATAAACAGATCCGGCCCGTGCTTGCAGTGTTGACCAACTCCACCTATGACGGTCTTTGCTACCACGTACAGACCACCACGCGCGAACTGAGCCAAAGCGTGGATCGCATCCATTACGACGAGGCGTGGTATGCCTATGCCCGCTTCAACTCGCTTTACGAAAATCGTTACGGCATGCACCGGGGTGAGCGGCACGCCGACGATGCCACCGTGACCGTGACCCATTCCACCCACAAGTTGCTGGCGGCCCTGTCACAAGCATCGATGATTCATATTCGTTCAGGAAAAGTGCCGGTCAAGCCGGCACTGTTCAATGAAGCATTCATGATGCACACCTCGACGTCGCCGCAATACAGCATCATCGCCTCCACGGATGTGTCAGCAAAAATGATGGATGACGCTGGCGAATACCTCACCGATGAATCGATCGACGAGGCGATCACCTTTCGCCAAGCCATGGTTCGCTTGACTCAGCAAGTGGTGCAGCGCAACGCGACCGATTGGTGGTTTGGCGTCTGGCAACCGGACGACGTAGACGGCACGCCCTTTGCCGAGGTCGATCGGCAACGCCTGCATCAAAGTGATGCCTGGGTGCTCAAACCCGGTGCTCAATGGCACGGTTTCGGTGATTTGGGCAATGACTACTGCATGCTCGATCCGATCAAAGTCACCCTTTTGACGCCCGGTCTGGATTCGCAAGGTCAGCTACAGGCCTGGGGGATTCCTGCACCGTTGGTGTCTTCCTTCTTGTCCAGCTGCGGCACTGTCGTGGAAAAGACCGAGCCCTATTCCATCCTGGTGCTGTTCAGCATCGGCGTGACCAAAGGCAAATGGGGTTCATTAGTCGCCGCAATGATGGAATTCAAGAAGCACTACGACGCCAACACCGCACTGGAAGAGGTAATGCCCGATCTGGTCGCAGCGTATCCTGACAGTTATGAGGGGTTGGGGCTGCAGGATCTTGCGCAGCGCATGCACGACGAAATCGTTAGAAGTGGCCTGCTGCGCAACATGGACAAGGCCTTCACTTTGTTGCCGGACCCGGTGAGTACGCCACGCGCCACCTACGCCAAACTGGTCAAAGGCAACGTAGAGCAAATTGCCGTGCGCGATTTGCAAGACCGAACCGTGGCCGTACAGGTCGTGCCCTATCCACCCGGCATTCCGTTGATGATGCCGGGTGAAGCCGTCGGCGCCGACAAGAGGGCGATCATCGACTACCTGTTGGCGATGGAGCAGTTCGACGTCTGCTTTCCGGGCTTCGAGCATGACAACCATGGCATCGAGATCGAGCGCGACGCTCATCACGGGCTGACCTACAAGGTTTATGTTGTCAAACAATGA